In one window of Acipenser ruthenus chromosome 34, fAciRut3.2 maternal haplotype, whole genome shotgun sequence DNA:
- the LOC117966879 gene encoding adhesion G protein-coupled receptor E3-like, whose amino-acid sequence MKQMATASCPQASSQLCFLSSFTDQLKNGSEIPVEMVASVLGTIVSSDSAWTNQNDEQKSEAAQMILTSAVSLVSALIKPTANVTSKKVKSEKLEIDLMVVGSNTSLNAIPKLEAQGNSMEVDLQGVAKENNKSYAAAVFISYNGMSSLLSASFFVSEHIPEINSEVISATLPEMQLSNLSEPVNFTLKHSKPGSEGNMTCVYWKTKPIKTWSPEGCKEIQTNETHTVCSCTHLSTFALIMEIEKPQHHEDDGDMLELINLIAVPINLFFLSCAITTFICCQSIQNANNTIHLHLSICLFLAHLLFLTGISQTKVPVCRQGCFTLDRLEQNCIYMHVLCAVIAGLLHYLFLASFAWMCLEGVQLYLQVRNLRQVRRSSMQALRTGYLLLAGYGTPLLIVAVSAALFSDGYMNNEICWLSYEKEFRWSFLGPVALILAVNMILFGAIIWTLQATLSQLNAEVSSLKDSSLLTFKALVQFVILGCSWFLGFFPQVEICRVLFIALSSQQGTMIFIVYCLLNREVRKEYKKWFCCQRKSSTTYAISSRGRETSVTTLSR is encoded by the exons ATGAAACAGATGGCTACCGCAAGTTGCCCACAA gCATCAAGCCAGCTTTGCTTCCTTTCTTCATTTACAGACCAATTAAAAAATGGCTCAGAGATTCCAGTTGAG ATGGTGGCTAGTGTCTTGGGTACAATTGTCAGCAGTGACTCCGCTTGGACAAACCAAAATGATGAGCAGAAGTCTGAAGCAGCTCAGATGATTCTGACCTCTGCAGTGAGTCTGGTATCCGCCTTGATTAAGCCCACTGCTAATGTCACAAGCAAGAAAGTGAAATCAGAAAAACTGG AAATCGACTTGATGGTGGTTGGATCAAACACAAGCCTGAATGCAATCCCAAAATTGGAAGCTCAAGGAAACTCAATGGAAGTTGACCTGCAGGGTGTCGCGAAGGAGAACAATAAAA GTTATGCTGCAGCAGTTTTCATATCATACAATGGAATGAGTTCACTTCTAAGTGCCAGTTTTTTTGTGAGTGAACACATTCCTGAAATTAATTCTGAAGTGATATCGGCCACATTACCTGAAATGCAACTCTCCAACCTCTCTGAGCCTGTTAACTTCACATTAAAGCACTCCAAG CCTGGATCAGAAGGGAACATGACCTGTGTCTACTGGAAAACTAAACCTATAAAAACCTGGTCTCCAGAAGGCTGTAAAGAAATACAGACCAACGAAACACACACAGTCTGCAGCTGCACCCACCTCTCCACCTTTGCATTGATAATGGAGATTGAGAAACCGCAA cACCATGAAGATGACGGCGACATGTTAGAATTGATTAATTTAATTGCAGTGCCGATCAACCTGTTTTTTCTAAGTTGTGCAATTACAACCTTCATATGTTGCCAGTCCATTCAGAATGCCAACAACACCATTCACCTGCACTTGAGCATCTGTCTCTTCCTGGCTCACCTTCTCTTCCTAACTGGGATAAGCCAAACAAAGGTCCCGGTATGTAGGCAGGGCTGCTTCACTCTGGATAGGCTGGAACAAAACT GTATCTACATGCAT GTGTTGTGTGCAGTCATAGCTGGGCTCCTACACTACCTCTTCTTGGCCAGTTTTGCCTGGATGTGCCTGGAGGGAGTACAGCTCTACCTGCAGGTGAGAAACCTGAGGCAGGTGAGGCGGAGTAGCATGCAGGCCCTGCGTACAGGATACCTGCTGCTGGCTGGCTACGGCACTCCCCTTCTCATCGTGGCTGTGTCTGCAGCGCTGTTTTCAGATGGATATATGAATAATGAAAT ATGCTGGCTGAGTTATGAGAAGGAATTCCGCTGGAGTTTTCTTGGCCCTGTTGCTCTCATATTGGCA GTTAACATGATTCTCTTCGGTGCCATTATCTGGACTCTGCAAGCAACTCTGTCTCAGCTCAATGCTGAAGTGTCCTCGCTTAAGGACAGCAG CTTGCTGACTTTCAAAGCCCTCGTCCAGTTTGTGATCTTGGGCTGTAGCTGGTTCCTTGGCTTTTTCCCACAAGTTGAAATATGCAGAGTGTTGTTCATCGCCCTCAGCTCTCAGCAGGGGACCATGATATTCATTGTGTACTGCTTGCTGAACAGAGAG GTGAGGAAGGAGTACAAGAAATGGTTTTGTTGCCAACGGAAGTCTTCAACAACTTATGCAATTAGCTCAAGG